A window of the Tunturibacter empetritectus genome harbors these coding sequences:
- a CDS encoding PEP-CTERM sorting domain-containing protein: protein MAGPADAPTVLTGTFDGMLVPDAPIPNIPGTITIEPLTNSTVPEPSSFALMATGILGAITTLRYRRFITS, encoded by the coding sequence TTGGCCGGCCCAGCTGACGCTCCCACCGTTCTCACCGGAACCTTCGACGGCATGTTGGTACCCGACGCACCAATCCCAAACATCCCCGGCACCATCACCATCGAACCTCTCACCAACTCAACCGTTCCCGAACCCTCCTCCTTCGCCCTGATGGCAACTGGAATCCTCGGAGCAATCACCACACTCCGATACCGCAGATTCATAACAAGCTAA
- a CDS encoding B12-binding domain-containing radical SAM protein translates to MTRGKVVLFYPPYDGPPLGAPLSLLALAGTLRAASFEVVLIDAAIEPNYLLRLEEECQFALCIGISVLTGPMIRGAIEAAQHVKKHTPDVCVVFGGWHPTLCPESTLREEFVDVVVRGQGEITIVELAGALADNRALDFIPGVSWKKDGRLIENLERRVQPIDTFPLPAYELTDFDAYEKASGRRELAYATSVGCPYACNYCTDMVVYKRRFNAYSAEHVVGELTGLVKQYGITHVALLDSNFPVDLRRAIAIAQGICDSGVKFAWTFQASTDFICRMSQEEVQLLADSGVTHMGFGTESTSKAVLKLMNKRHQRVDEMYETARKTSLAGIRVTFNLILGYPGETDEDRLITFRTMSDIGRRFGNMRFSPNIFTPYPGIPIWPQLRELGVVEPKTLQQWMDMPLGANLLPWLQGPEFSHFERTLSYFLLLNQLRKHSDEANFAKRVLDLILETTIRWRLQFSLFSIPWELWLSKLTEHLVRRRSLVTGQELPVEASKVC, encoded by the coding sequence ATGACACGTGGAAAGGTCGTACTTTTCTATCCGCCATACGACGGACCACCTCTTGGTGCGCCTCTTTCACTTCTTGCTCTGGCTGGAACGCTTCGAGCGGCGTCCTTCGAAGTTGTCCTGATCGATGCGGCGATCGAGCCGAACTATCTGCTGCGTCTTGAAGAAGAATGTCAGTTCGCTCTTTGCATAGGTATCTCTGTGCTGACCGGCCCAATGATTCGCGGTGCGATTGAGGCAGCCCAACACGTAAAAAAACATACACCTGATGTCTGCGTCGTATTTGGCGGCTGGCATCCTACTCTCTGTCCGGAGTCGACTCTGCGAGAAGAGTTTGTCGATGTGGTGGTGCGTGGGCAGGGCGAGATCACAATCGTCGAACTTGCAGGGGCGCTTGCCGATAACAGGGCTCTGGATTTTATTCCGGGGGTGTCCTGGAAGAAGGACGGGCGCCTAATCGAGAACCTTGAACGGCGCGTTCAACCGATCGATACCTTTCCTCTTCCCGCCTACGAGCTAACCGACTTTGATGCCTATGAAAAAGCTTCGGGAAGACGAGAGCTGGCCTATGCGACCAGCGTTGGCTGTCCTTATGCATGCAACTACTGCACCGACATGGTCGTCTATAAGCGACGCTTCAATGCCTATTCCGCTGAACATGTCGTTGGTGAGTTGACTGGGCTCGTCAAGCAGTATGGTATTACCCACGTCGCATTGCTCGACTCCAACTTTCCGGTCGATTTGCGGCGTGCGATTGCCATTGCTCAGGGCATTTGCGACTCAGGCGTAAAGTTCGCCTGGACCTTTCAGGCTTCTACTGATTTTATCTGCCGCATGAGTCAGGAAGAGGTTCAACTACTGGCTGATAGCGGTGTGACTCATATGGGCTTTGGTACAGAGTCCACATCGAAGGCTGTACTAAAGTTGATGAATAAGCGGCACCAGCGCGTCGATGAGATGTACGAGACGGCGCGCAAGACAAGTCTGGCTGGCATTCGCGTCACCTTCAACCTCATCCTTGGCTATCCTGGCGAGACGGACGAGGATCGGCTGATTACCTTCCGAACCATGAGCGATATCGGTAGAAGGTTCGGTAACATGCGCTTCTCACCCAATATCTTCACCCCTTATCCTGGAATTCCCATTTGGCCGCAGCTTCGCGAACTGGGGGTGGTAGAACCTAAGACGCTACAGCAATGGATGGATATGCCGCTGGGTGCGAATCTCTTACCCTGGCTTCAAGGACCTGAGTTTAGCCACTTCGAGCGGACGCTCTCCTATTTCCTTCTTTTAAATCAGCTGCGCAAGCACTCTGACGAAGCAAACTTCGCAAAACGAGTACTCGATCTGATACTCGAAACGACGATTCGCTGGCGGCTTCAATTTAGTCTTTTTTCCATTCCTTGGGAGCTGTGGCTCTCAAAGCTCACAGAGCATCTGGTGAGACGTCGTTCACTCGTCACAGGACAGGAACTCCCAGTGGAAGCCTCGAAGGTGTGCTGA
- a CDS encoding YceI family protein — MHDLFGVSALLLATYAMSWTFAVAEPPAPVQKSVKADALPAPGTYKIDPAHSFAYFSAWHHLVGRVRGRFDKVTGTITVSPDPAACSVDVTIDVSTISTQISKRDEDLRGDAYFDVKKFLTMTYQGRGIHRISSDLWRMDGSLTMHGVTRVVPLTFKFNGTFSDTEPNEPARVAFHGTAGLKRAAFGMGARDNASEVGDSTVPDVDIEIDVEADANPATP; from the coding sequence TTGCACGATCTCTTTGGAGTCAGTGCTCTGCTTCTGGCAACTTATGCGATGTCCTGGACCTTTGCGGTGGCGGAGCCCCCTGCACCCGTTCAAAAGAGCGTCAAAGCTGACGCCCTTCCGGCTCCGGGAACATATAAGATCGATCCCGCTCACAGCTTCGCCTACTTCAGCGCGTGGCACCATCTGGTCGGGCGTGTGCGTGGCCGGTTCGACAAAGTTACGGGAACTATCACTGTATCGCCGGACCCAGCTGCCTGCAGCGTAGACGTCACGATCGACGTCTCCACGATCAGCACGCAGATCAGCAAGCGTGATGAGGATCTTCGCGGCGACGCGTACTTTGATGTGAAGAAATTTCTGACGATGACCTATCAGGGTCGCGGCATTCACCGTATTTCCTCAGATCTGTGGAGGATGGACGGCTCGCTGACAATGCACGGTGTTACCAGGGTCGTGCCGCTCACCTTCAAGTTCAATGGCACCTTCTCCGATACTGAGCCGAACGAGCCGGCCAGAGTGGCGTTCCATGGAACCGCAGGCTTGAAGCGTGCTGCATTCGGCATGGGAGCGCGGGACAACGCATCAGAAGTCGGCGACTCTACGGTGCCCGATGTCGATATCGAGATTGACGTTGAAGCAGACGCAAATCCCGCAACTCCATAG
- a CDS encoding winged helix-turn-helix domain-containing protein has protein sequence MKKRDPSAEVMLSEDQFQAIARALSDPRRFAILQQVGASEGMECSALQEHESISPATVSHHMKELSEAGLIEIRRVGRGANLYLHRSVFEAYVRRLSSI, from the coding sequence ATGAAGAAGAGGGATCCAAGCGCGGAGGTGATGCTGTCGGAGGATCAGTTTCAGGCGATTGCTCGGGCGCTGAGTGATCCGCGCCGGTTTGCGATTCTGCAACAGGTGGGGGCCAGTGAGGGGATGGAGTGCAGTGCGCTGCAGGAGCATGAGTCGATCAGTCCGGCTACGGTGTCCCACCATATGAAGGAGTTGAGCGAGGCGGGGTTAATTGAGATAAGACGCGTGGGTCGAGGGGCCAACCTATATCTGCACCGTTCGGTGTTTGAGGCTTATGTCAGACGGCTCTCCTCTATTTAG
- a CDS encoding SDR family NAD(P)-dependent oxidoreductase, with product MGKLTGKIAVVTGASKGIGAEIAKELAAQGASVVVNYALSKEGADKVVTEIVKAGGKAIAVGGSVAKTAEIDALFAETKKAYGRVDILVNNAGVYEFAPLEGITEESIDRMLGINVKGLLLATKAGVALFPAEGGSVINIGSVASDQTPPMSAVYSSTKGAVDAITRVLAKELGPKKIRVNAVNPGPIVTEGFKSAGVEGSDFEKQMLQSTPLGRIGQPDDVSTVVAFLASDDAKWVTGSLLQVAGGMR from the coding sequence ATGGGAAAGCTTACAGGAAAGATAGCGGTTGTGACAGGAGCGTCGAAGGGTATTGGCGCGGAGATTGCGAAGGAACTGGCGGCGCAGGGTGCGTCGGTGGTGGTGAACTATGCGTTGAGCAAAGAGGGCGCCGATAAGGTGGTTACCGAGATCGTAAAGGCCGGTGGGAAGGCGATTGCCGTGGGCGGGAGCGTCGCGAAGACTGCGGAGATTGATGCGCTTTTTGCTGAGACGAAGAAGGCCTATGGCAGGGTCGATATCCTGGTGAACAATGCCGGCGTGTATGAGTTCGCTCCGCTGGAGGGGATTACGGAGGAGTCGATCGACCGGATGCTGGGCATCAATGTGAAGGGACTGTTGCTCGCTACAAAGGCTGGCGTGGCTCTGTTTCCGGCGGAGGGTGGCAGCGTGATCAATATAGGATCGGTTGCCAGTGACCAGACGCCTCCGATGTCGGCGGTGTACAGCAGCACGAAGGGCGCCGTGGATGCAATTACGCGCGTGCTTGCGAAGGAGCTGGGGCCAAAGAAGATTCGAGTGAATGCGGTGAACCCCGGGCCTATCGTAACGGAGGGCTTCAAGTCTGCCGGGGTTGAGGGAAGCGACTTCGAAAAGCAGATGCTGCAGAGCACGCCACTCGGCCGAATCGGGCAGCCAGATGATGTGTCCACCGTGGTTGCGTTTCTTGCATCGGACGATGCCAAGTGGGTGACCGGTTCGCTGCTGCAGGTTGCGGGTGGAATGCGGTAA
- the pyrF gene encoding orotidine-5'-phosphate decarboxylase, with protein MPDPKARLAVALDYPDALQALKLVDTLGHTCQWFKIGMELYYAAGNTIVRELRDRDFDVFLDLKLHDIPNTVAGAVRSATQAGAGLLTIHASGGSAMMAAAAEAARAPGGPRLLAVTVLTSMDAAQLTGTGITVSPADQVLRLAKLATQSGIDGFVCSAEEVAAVRAATGPDTLLVIPGIRPAGAALGDQKRIATPAQAIAAGASMLVVGRPITQAPDPAAAAQAILQEIAEEIAKAEARQKK; from the coding sequence ATGCCCGATCCAAAAGCTCGCTTGGCAGTAGCCCTCGACTATCCAGACGCCCTGCAGGCCCTCAAACTAGTCGATACTCTCGGCCACACCTGCCAATGGTTCAAAATCGGCATGGAGCTCTACTACGCCGCCGGCAACACCATCGTCCGCGAACTTAGAGACCGTGACTTCGACGTCTTCCTCGACCTCAAACTTCACGACATCCCCAACACCGTAGCCGGTGCCGTCCGCTCCGCCACACAAGCCGGAGCAGGGCTCCTCACCATTCACGCCAGCGGAGGCTCTGCCATGATGGCCGCCGCAGCCGAAGCCGCCCGCGCCCCCGGCGGGCCCCGCCTCCTCGCCGTCACTGTCCTCACCAGCATGGACGCCGCTCAACTCACAGGCACAGGCATCACCGTCTCTCCCGCCGACCAGGTCCTCCGCCTTGCAAAGCTCGCCACTCAATCAGGCATTGACGGCTTCGTCTGCTCCGCCGAAGAGGTCGCCGCCGTCCGCGCAGCCACCGGCCCCGACACCCTCCTCGTCATCCCGGGAATCCGCCCCGCAGGCGCGGCCCTCGGCGACCAGAAACGCATCGCCACTCCAGCGCAGGCCATCGCCGCAGGAGCCTCCATGCTCGTCGTAGGCCGCCCCATCACCCAGGCCCCAGACCCCGCCGCCGCCGCCCAGGCCATCCTTCAAGAGATAGCCGAAGAGATAGCCAAAGCCGAAGCCCGCCAGAAAAAGTAA
- a CDS encoding cytochrome P450, which yields MRLETRDALSPKMLRSVRRQMFEDARAQLATLHWDQPVDLIREYAEPVCLALALEVTQPSCSDIDLLKQLARQVSASSADPFDPEIKSRSKAASAVLCPYFASGPMPLRESGFVALSQTMVHLLANVWFGLITHPEEWSRLHRQPALIARGVEELLRFAGLTRFVYRRAQADTVINGICISQGERLTLRIFAANRDPDRFSNPNAVSVMRRGLGQVSLGAGRHACVGAPLIRTAALAATYALVERLPEVRLLSPINWRGGDGFRSPSTLPVVASL from the coding sequence ATGAGATTAGAGACACGCGACGCACTCTCGCCAAAAATGTTGCGCTCGGTGCGAAGACAGATGTTTGAAGATGCCAGAGCACAACTTGCAACTCTCCACTGGGACCAGCCTGTTGATCTAATTAGGGAGTACGCCGAGCCCGTCTGTCTTGCGCTTGCGCTCGAAGTGACGCAACCCTCCTGTAGCGACATAGACTTGCTCAAGCAGTTGGCCAGGCAGGTATCCGCCTCGTCTGCCGACCCCTTCGATCCTGAGATTAAATCAAGATCGAAGGCAGCCTCTGCCGTGCTGTGTCCTTACTTTGCCTCAGGCCCAATGCCTTTGCGTGAGTCTGGTTTTGTGGCACTCTCGCAGACTATGGTGCACCTGCTGGCGAATGTATGGTTCGGGCTCATCACTCATCCTGAAGAATGGAGTCGTCTTCATCGCCAGCCTGCTCTGATTGCGCGTGGAGTAGAGGAGTTGTTGCGCTTCGCCGGATTAACGCGATTCGTCTATCGGCGCGCCCAGGCCGATACGGTGATCAACGGAATCTGCATTAGCCAGGGAGAGCGGCTTACGCTGCGCATCTTCGCAGCCAACCGCGACCCTGATCGCTTCTCCAATCCAAACGCCGTCTCTGTAATGCGTCGCGGCCTGGGACAGGTCAGTCTTGGCGCTGGGCGGCATGCATGCGTCGGAGCACCTCTTATCCGTACCGCCGCTCTTGCCGCCACCTACGCACTCGTCGAGCGTCTTCCAGAGGTGCGCCTTCTCTCACCCATAAACTGGCGCGGTGGCGATGGCTTCCGCTCGCCCTCGACTTTGCCTGTCGTCGCTTCCTTGTAA